One part of the Rutidosis leptorrhynchoides isolate AG116_Rl617_1_P2 chromosome 1, CSIRO_AGI_Rlap_v1, whole genome shotgun sequence genome encodes these proteins:
- the LOC139876065 gene encoding protein SPIRRIG-like isoform X2, with protein MKWVTLLKDIRDKVGLSSPPKSASESSSSSSSSSSSSSSSSYNLRDLNSNNATSSTNDDPLYREKYELELDFKRSWEEFRTSTSEKEKEKALNFNIDIFCRLAKQHSNVSQLISMLVETHIFSFVVGRAFVTDIEKLKDSSKTRSLELEIVIGFFSAVTEDGVQAGSNLLQAVSFLVYGDIDKQSLLDSGILCCLVHILNAFLVSDGGKVKQNINADEEEPEVTENAALDRQLEVEGSILHIMKALANHPTAAQSLIEDDSLKLLFEIVANGSLFLFSRQKEGHVPLHTIQLHRHAMQVLGLLLANDNGITAEYIRKHQLIKVLLMAIKDFSPESGDSAFTMGIVDLLLECVELSYRPEAGGFRLREDLHNAHGYQYLIQFALVLSNNHESQTNEQIIDSDGSNTTNISPTLFRLLDVLVNLSQAGSTNVTSSPGSKGTKKQLNPTARSSDRFHNDLWEKDRYKVKDLEAVQMLQDIFLKTDSRLLQTEVLNRIFKIFSSHLENYTLCQQLRTVPLLILNMGSFPSSLQDIILKILEYAVTVVNCIPEQELLSLCCLLQQPVTSELKRTILTFFVKMVSFDQQYKKFLREVGVLEVLLDDLKQHKFLVGPEDRNDNTSEVEIKGSPNGFQKHLDSNKDTILSSPKLMDSFGSEKLPLFEDEHTITVAWDCLVSLLRKCEFNQSMFRSTDGVTTSLPFLASDVHRAGVLRVLSCLIIEDSAQAHPDELGALVEVSKSGMVISTSGSQYTLSNDAICDIFGAIWRILGASSSAQTVFGETTGFSLILTILHGFQGDNKGQIGHSLTVRMKVFTYLLRVITAGTCNNSANRVKLHAIISSQSFCDVLSESGLFCVEYEKQIIQLFFEIALEIVLPPSFTPETVEPSDNTQNASTFWIMNSLKASYLPDKLLIFNAAAVRVLIRLLSLFSPKIQIDLLKFIEEVARAGSFNQENLTSAGFVELLLEIIYPFLSGSSSLLSHALRIIEVLGAYRFSSSELRVIIRYILQARQMKSGHILVDMMEKITSLNNIPLASFVEMDMSKSGHASIQVSLGERSWPPAAGYTFACWFQYQNLSKVDPTKSTCPQVMRIFSVGAIDGSNSTTYAEIYLHEDGTLTLSTSNSSSLSFSGLDIGEYTWHHLVVVHSKPNALAGLFQSSVSYVYLNGKLKCTGRLGYAPSPVGKSLQVTIGTPVNCARVNDLSWKLRSCYLFEEALTPSSICFMYILGRGYKGLFQDTNLLQFIPNQACGGGSMSILDSLEADLALLASNVQRAESGSKQGNGKTDRNGLIWDLDRLGNLSLQLCGRKLIFAFDGTSTEASRTSGTLSMVNLVDPMSAAASPIGGIPRVGRLHGDIYVCKHSIIGETMRPIGGLAMVLALVEAAETKDMLHMVLTLLACALHQNPQNTRDLQTCRGYHLLALLLHPKMSLFDIQSLEIFFQIAACEASSHETKKLEKTTNNSNKNNNPVDTFQDSTFDELNVSKFGDDVSLVDSHGDMDDFSDLDNGDLPTETSNCFVISNADMIEHVLLDWTLWVAASVPIQIALLGFLENLVKTHWYRNHNLTVLRKINLIQHLLVTLQRGDVEVPVLEKIVVLLEVTLRDGFIISELEHVVRFVLMTLDPPELTSKSQILRESMGKHIIVRNMILEMLIDILVTITSEEVLEQWHKIVSSKLITYFFDEAVHPTTMRWVMTFLGVCLTSSSTFSLKFRSSGGYQGLVRVLSSFYDSPDIYYILFCLIFGKPVYPRLPEVRLLDFHALTQSDGSQTELKFMELLDSVIAMAKSTFDRLSMQTMFVYESGDLSDVNGLVDWNNEMTGELQGEALMHKTYAARLMGGDAAAPAAATSVLRFMVDLAKTCPPFSAVCRRAEFLENCVDLYFSCVRSAHAVKMAKKLSVKSEDKTPIDYDDTKTSISLGSFPPAHPSTSSEDILVTANNPDEDKVNNELKATPEPVRQTSTLSSSSLTIYDSLFSSDKSSGTQQSRPKLAVSPSMASSVSMSEFDTSLDSKRTPVAHNTTDPIFTVNPRMLLEADESGYGGGPCSAGATAVLDFMAEVLSNFVTDQMKSVPVIENILESVSLYVDAETVLVFQGLCLGRLMNFLERRILRDDEEDVKKLDKARWSSNLDPLCYMIVDRVYMCAFQEPVTVLKTLEFLLSMLQVANKDGRIEQAAPTGKGLLSIGRAKQLDSYILSMFKNMNRMIMYCFLPSFLVSIGEDELLSRLGLQIEPKIRFLSNGSLEDGNMDICTVLQVLVAHKRIIFCPSNFDNDLNCCLCINLISLLHDQRQNEQNLAVEIFKHLLLYRKTALEDLLVSKPNSGPVLDAFHCGFDKLVTESMQSFFEWLHNSETLVSKTLEQCASVTWAQYIAGSVKFPGIRIKNMDSRRKKKSKDPKKFDHRHWEQIKERRIALELIRDNMSTELRVIRQDKYGWVLHAESEWQTYLQQLVHERGIFPLPKSVSIRETEWQLCPIEGPYRMRKKIERCKLKINTIETILNVELEDREIYHEKNGIEVVNSDHGSDSFSNLLAYDEYGSDYSDGVKDTVNDDKDNGSMYGSDYPVVVPKAESVIENSDVGSLRRDSSIRADNVRVTEEKIDKELTGNGEYLIRPYMERNEKIKFKYNCERVVSLDKHDGVFLIGELCLYVIENFYVDDSGCICEKKCEDDLSVIDQALGVIKDFSLSVCPQSKSNSSWGVNGKTYSGGRAWAHNSGEWGKENAVNSSNVPHLWRMWKLNSVHELLKRDYQLRPVAIEIFSMDGCNDLLVFHKKEREEVFRNLLAMNLPRDSMLDPTISGSLKQESTFKLTTKPFLKRWQNGEISNLQYLMHLNTLAGRGYSDLTQYPVFPWILSDYESENLDFSKPETFRKLDKPMGCQTKEGEVEFKKRFYSWDDPEIPKFHYGSHYSSAGIVLFYLIRLPPFSTENQKLQGGQFDHADRLFSNIRDTWLSASGKGNTSDVKELVPEFFYMPEFLENRFNLDLGEKQSGEKIGDVRLPPWAKGSTKEFIKKHREALESDYVSENLHHWIDLIFGYKQRGKAAEEAVNVFYHCTYEGSVDIDAIDDPAMKAAILSQINNFGQTPRQLFLRPHAKRRTDRKIPLNPLKLSALLIPHEIRKIASSVAHIVTFNDKILVLGSNNVIKPKTYTKYVAWGYPDRSVRFIAYDQDRLLSTHENLHGPHQIQSASVSHDGQLLVTGADDGMICVWRVGSYGGPRAPRKLTLKQTLCAHTAKITRLYVCQPYMMIVSGSDDCTVVVWDLSSLVFIRQLSEFPFPVSAILINDLTGEILTAAGVLLAVWSVNGDCLSVVNTSQLPSDFILSVATCTYSDWFETNWYISGHHSGAIKVWQLVHNSSESAQTQKQHSENVSCGLGLGDKEPEYTMVLHKVLKGHNHAVTALHVSRDLKLLLSGDSGGHVLSWTLPDETLKYSMKWGDSGN; from the exons ATGAAATGGGTAACATTGCTTAAAGACATCAGAGATAAGGTAGGGTTATCATCACCGCCCAAATCTGCTtccgaatcatcatcatcatcatcatcatcatcatcatcatcatcatcatcatcttataatcTTCGTGATCTAAATAGTAACAATGCTACTTCTTCAACCAATGATGATCCCCTGTATAG AGAAAAGTATGAACTGGAGTTGGACTTTAAGAGATCCTGGGAAGAGTTCCGAACATCGACTTCAGAGAAG GAAAAGGAAAAAGCTTTGAATTTCAATATTGATATCTTTTGTAGATTAGCAAAGCAGCATTCTAATGTATCACAACTGATTTCCAT GTTAGTAGAGACGCACATATTTTCTTTTGTTGTGGGTAGAGCATTTGTTACTGATATCGAAAAGTTAAAGGATAGCAGCAAGACAAGATCTTTGGAACTTGAAATTGTGATAGGTTTTTTCTCTGCGGTTACAGAG GATGGAGTTCAAGCTGGCTCAAATTTACTACAGGCAGTGTCATTCTTAGTTTATGGG GATATTGATAAACAATCTCTTCTTGATTCTGGGATCTTGTGCTGCCTCGTTCATATTCTTAACGCTTTTTTGGTTTCTGATGGAGGAAAAGTGAAGCAAAACATTAATGCtgatgaagaggaaccagaagtaaCTGAGAATGCAGCTCTAGATAGGCAGCTTGAG GTAGAGGGCAGCATTCTGCATATCATGAAGGCATTGGCAAACCATCCCACAGCTGCACAAAGTTTGATTGAAGATGATTCTCTTAAGCTACTTTTTGAAATAGTTGCCAATGGGTCCTTGTTTTTATTTTCAAGACAAAAAGAAGGTCACGTCCCTTTGCACACAATTCAGCTACATAGGCATGCAATGCAG GTACTTGGTCTTCTTCTGGCTAATGACAATGGGATTACTGCCGAGTACATAAGGAAACACCAACTG ATAAAAGTGCTGTTAATGGCAATTAAGGACTTTAGTCCCGAGTCGGGAGACTCTGCATTTACGATGGGTATTGTTGACTTGTTGCTTGAATGTGTTGAATTATCATATAGACCAG AAGCTGGTGGTTTTCGGCTCAGAGAAGACCTTCACAATGCTCACGGATACCAGTATCTCATTCAGTTCGCATTAGTTCTTTCAAACAATCACGAATCTCAAACAAACGAACAAATTATTGATTCAGACGGGTCAAATACAACAAATATCTCACCCACACTCTTTAGGTTGCTTGATGTTCTAGTTAACCTATCGCAAGCAGGCTCAACTAACGTTACTAGCTCACCTGGATCAAAAGGTACAAAAAAACAATTAAATCCAACTGCCAGGTCATCTGATCGGTTTCATAATGACCTTTGGGAGAAGGATAGATACAAAGTTAAGGACCTTGAAGCAGTTCAAATGTTACAGGACATATTTTTAAAAACAGATAGCAGGTTGCTGCAAACTGAGGTACTAAATAGAATATTTAAAATATTCTCAAGTCACCTTGAAAACTACACGTTGTGTCAGCAATTGCGAACTGTTCCTTTATTAATCCTCAATATGGGCAGTTTCCCAAGTTCTTTACAAGACATAATCCTTAAAATTCTTGAGTATGCTGTTACTGTTGTAAACTGTATACCCGAACAAGAGTTACTTTCACTTTGCTGCTTGTTGCAACAACCAGTAACGTCTGAGTTAAAGCGTACCATTCTCACATTCTTTGTAAAGATGGTTTCTTTTGATCAACAATATAAAAAGTTCTTGAGAGAAGTAGGTGTGCTCGAGGTTCTTTTAGATGATCTCAAACAACACAAGTTTCTTGTGGGCCCCGAGGATCGGAATGATAATACTAGTGAGGTTGAAATTAAGGGTAGCCCTAATGGTTTCCAGAAACATCTGGACAGTAATAAAGATACAATCTTGTCATCTCCTAAATTAATGGATTCTTTTGGTTCTGAAAAGTTGCCTCTTTTTGAAGACGAACACACAATTACAGTTGCTTGGGACTGTTTGGTTTCATTATTGAGAAAATGTGAATTTAATCAATCGATGTTTCGATCTACTGATGGCGTAACTACATCTCTTCCTTTTTTGGCCTCTGATGTTCATCGTGCTGGTGTCCTCCGTGTATTATCATGCTTAATCATCGAGGATTCTGCTCAG GCTCATCCAGATGAATTGGGTGCACTGGTCGAAGTTTCAAAAAGTGGGATGGTAATCAGTACATCAGGATCTCAATACACGCTCTCAAACGATGCAATATGTGATATTTTTGGAGCCATTTGGCGTATTTTAGGAGCCAGCAGTTCTGCCCAGACAGTTTTTGGTGAAACCACTGGTTTTTCCCTTATCCTAACAATACTCCATGGTTTCCAAGGAGATAATAAAGGGCAAATTGGTCATTCATTGACTGTTCGCATGAAAGTTTTCACGTATCTGTTGCGTGTGATTACTGCTGGAACATGCAACAATTCTGCTAATCGTGTAAAGCTACATGCAATTATATCCTCACAATCTTTTTGTGATGTTTTATCTGAATCTGGACTATTCTGTGTGGAGTACGAAAAGCAAATCATTCAGTTATTCTTTGAAATTGCTCTTGAGATTGTGCTTCCACCATCTTTTACACCAGAAACTGTCGAACCGTCAGATAATACTCAAAATGCCTCCACTTTTTGGATAATGAATTCATTAAAAGCTTCATATCTTCCAGATAAGTTGCTTATATTTAATGCTGCTGCAGTTAGGGTTCTCATCCGTTTGCTGTCTCTTTTTAGTCCAAAAATTCAGATTGATTTATTAAAGTTTATCGAAGAAGTTGCTCGCGCTGGCTCTTTTAACCAGGAAAACCTTACCTCTGCAG GTTTTGTGGAACTTCTTCTTGAAATTATATATCCATTCCTTTCTGGTTCATCATCTCTACTTTCTCATGCTTTACGGATTATTGAAGTGCTCGGGGCTTATCG GTTTTCATCATCTGAATTGCGAGTGATTATCAGATACATTTTACAAGCGAGACAGATGAAATCTGGTCATATTCTTGTTGATATGATGGAAAAGATTACGTCTTTGAATAACATTCCTCTTGCATCGTTTGTAGAGATGGATATGAGCAAATCTGGCCATGCTTCTATCCAAGTCTCATTAGGTGAAAGGTCATGGCCCCCTGCTGCTGGCTATACATTCGCTTGTTGGTTCCAATATCAAAATTTATCCAAAGTGGACCCCACTAAAAGCACATGTCCACAAGTCATGCGTATATTCTCCGTTGGTGCGATTGATGGCAGCAATAGTACTACATATGCTGAAATTTATCTTCATGAAGATGGAACTTTAACCCTATCAACCAGCAATTCGTCTTCCTTATCTTTTTCAGGTTTAGATATAGGCGAATACACGTGGCATCATCTTGTTGTCGTGCATAGTAAACCTAACGCATTAGCTGGACTATTCCAATCGAGTGTTTCTTACGTCTATCTAAACGGAAAGCTTAAATGCACAGGGAGATTAGGGTACGCACCCTCCCCTGTAGGCAAATCGTTGCAGGTTACGATCGGGACACCGGTTAATTGTGCTCGGGTCAACGACTTATCTTGGAAATTACGGTCTTGTTACTTATTTGAAGAAGCATTGACACCTAGTTCTATATGTTTTATGTATATTCTTGGCAGAGGGTATAAGGGTCTTTTTCAAGATACAAATCTTTTGCAGTTTATTCCAAATCAGGCTTGTGGTGGTGGGAGTATGTCAATATTAGACTCTCTTGAAGCTGATTTGGCGTTGTTGGCTTCTAACGTGCAAAGGGCCGAGAGTGGTAGTAAGCAAGGAAACGGTAAAACAGATCGTAATGGTCTTATTTGGGATCTTGACAGATTAGGGAACTTATCGTTACAGCTTTGTGGACGGAAGCTGATATTTGCTTTTGATGGAACATCTACAGAAGCTTCTAGAACATCTGGAACTTTGTCAATGGTTAATTTAGTTGATCCGATGTCAGCGGCTGCTTCTCCAATTGGAG GTATACCTCGCGTTGGACGTCTCCATGGGGATATATATGTATGTAAGCATTCTATAATCGGTGAAACCATGCGACCTATTGGTGGGCTAGCAATGGTTCTAGCTTTAGTCGAAGCAGCTGAAACTAAAGACATGTTACATATGGTGCTCACACTGCTCGCTTGCGCGCTTCACCAAAATCCGCAAAATACGCGGGACCTACAAACATGCAGAGGATATCACTTACTTGCGCTGCTCCTGCATCCCAAAATGTCATTATTTGACATACAGTCTCTCGAAATCTTTTTCCAAATTGCTGCTTGTGAGGCTTCGTCTCATGAAACAAAAAAGTTGGAAAAgactactaataatagtaataaaaataataatcctgTTGACACTTTTCAAGATTCAACCTTTGACGAACTCAATGTATCAAAATTTGGTGATGACGTTTCTTTAGTTGATTCACATGGAGATATGGACGATTTTTCGGATCTCGATAACGGTGATTTACCAACAGAAACATCAAACTGTTTTGTTATTTCAAATGCAGATATGATTGAACATGTATTGTTGGATTGGACTTTATGGGTTGCAGCTTCAGTTCCAATACAAATCGCTCTTCTAGGTTTTCTTGAAAATCTAGTTAAAACACATTGGTACCGAAATCACAATCTTACAGTTTTACGTAAGATAAACCTTATTCAACATTTACTAGTAACCTTACAAAGGGGTGATGTTGAAGTCCCTGTACTTGAAAAGATAGTTGTGTTGTTGGAGGTAACCTTGCGAGACGGGTTTATTATATCCGAATTGGAACACGTTGTTAGATTCGTACTCATGACGTTGGACCCACCGGAACTAACATCGAAAAGTCAAATACTTCGCGAGTCAATGGGGAAGCACATTATTGTTAGAAACATGATTCTTGAAATGCTAATTGATATTTTGGTgacaattacatctgaagaagttCTTGAACAGTGGCATAAGATCGTTTCATCCAAATTGATTACTTATTTTTTTGATGAAGCTGTTCATCCTACTACAATGAGATGGGTCATGACTTTTCTTGGCGTTTGTCTTACGTCTTCTTCTACGTTTTCTCTTAAATTTCGCTCGAGTGGCGGGTATCAAGGATTGGTTCGGGTGCTTTCTAGTTTTTATGATTCTCCTGATATATATTACATTTTGTTCTGTTTAATATTCGGGAAGCCTGTTTATCCAAGATTACCCGAAGTTCGTTTGTTGGACTTTCATGCGCTTACGCAAAGTGATGGAAGCCAAACAGAATTGAAGTTTATGGAACTTTTAGATTCGGTTATCGCGATGGCGAAATCGACGTTCGATAGGCTATCTATGCAGACAATGTTTGTGTATGAAAGTGGTGATTTAAGTGATGTTAATGGGCTTGTGGATTGGAATAATGAGATGACAGGTGAGCTTCAGGGTGAAGCGCTGATGCACAAAACTTATGCCGCTAGACTCATGGGCGGTGATGCAGCGGCTCCCGCTGCTGCAACTTCGGTCCTTAGATTCATGGTTGATCTTGCTAAAACGTGTCCTCCTTTTTCTGCTGTTTGCAGACGAGCTGAATTTCTTGAGAATTGTGTGGATCTTTATTTCTCTTGTGTCAG ATCAGCTCATGCTGTGAAGATGGCTAAAAAGTTGTCTGTTAAGTCAGAAGACAAAACTCCAATTGATTATGATGATACTAAAACCTCCATAAGCCTGGGAAGTTTCCCGCCTGCGCATCCTAGTACGAGTTCCGAAGATATTCTCGTTACCGCAAACAATCCAGACGAAGATAAAGTAAATAACGAACTTAAAGCCACTCCCGAGCCTGTTCGACAAACTAGTACACTGAGTAGCTCATCTTTAACAATATACGACTCCCTGTTTTCATCAGATAAATCTAGTGGGACCCAGCAATCAAGACCCAAGTTAGCTGTGTCTCCTTCTATGGCATCTTCCGTATCCATGTCTGAGTTCGATACATCGTTAGACTCAAAACGCACTCCCGTAGCGCACAACACTACCGACCCAATCTTCACCGTTAATCCACGGATGCTTCTAGAAGCAGATGAATCTGGTTATGGAGGTGGGCCATGTTCAGCAGGAGCAACTGCTGTTTTAGATTTCATGGCTGAAGTTCTTTCTAATTTTGTAACTGACCAGATGAAATCAGTCCCCGTCATCGAGAACATTCTAGAAAGTGTTTCGTTGTATGTCGATGCCGAAACCGTGTTAGTTTTTCAAGGTTTGTGCCTTGGTAGACTGATGAACTTTCTCGAAAGACGGATCTTGAGAGACGATGAGGAAGACGTGAAGAAACTAGATAAAGCTCGTTGGTCATCAAATTTAGATCCGTTGTGTTATATGATAGTGGATCGTGTATACATGTGCGCGTTTCAAGAACCTGTTACCGTACTGAAAACTCTCGAATTCTTGTTGTCTATGTTACAAGTGGCGAATAAAGACGGTAGAATCGAACAAGCGGCCCCCACTGGAAAAGGACTATTATCTATTGGAAGAGCTAAACAACTCGATTCCTATATACTTTCGATGTTTAAAAACATGAATCGCATGATTATGTACTGTTTTCTTCCGTCATTTTTGGTGTCAATTGGAGAAGATGAACTCCTTTCACGTCTCGGTTTGCAAATCGAGCCGAAAATAAGATTCCTTTCTAATGGTTCACTCGAGGACGGGAATATGGATATTTGCACAGTGTTACAAGTACTCGTTGCTCATAAGCGCATAATATTCTGTCCTAGTAATTTCGACAATGATCTAAATTGTTGTTTGTGTATAAATTTAATCTCTCTTTTACATGATCAGAGGCAGAATGAACAAAATTTAGCAGTCGAGATCTTCAAGCATCTTCTACTGTATCGTAAAACCGCACTAGAAGATCTTCTCGTCTCGAAACCCAACTCGGGGCCCGTTTTGGATGCTTttcattgtggttttgataaactcGTTACCGAAAGTATGCAATCTTTCTTTGAATGGCTTCATAATTCAGAAACTTTAGTTAGTAAAACGTTGGAACAGTGTGCTTCCGTTACGTGGGCCCAGTATATTGCCGGATCGGTTAAATTCCCTGGAATTCGAATCAAGAATATGGACAGTCGGCGTAAGAAAAAGTCAAAGGATCCAAAAAAGTTTGACCATAGACATTGGGAGCAGATTAAAGAACGAAGAATTGCACTCGAACTGATTCGTGATAATATGTCTACTGAATTGAGAGTTATTCGTCAAGATAAATACGGATGGGTACTTCATGCTGAAAGCGAGTGGCAAACGTACCTTCAACAACTTGTACACGAACGGGGTATATTTCCGTTACCCAAATCGGTTTCAATTAGAGAAACTGAATGGCAACTTTGCCCAATTGAAGGCCCGTATAGAATGCGAAAAAAGATCGAGCGTTGCAAGCTGAAAATCAACACAATTGAAACCATTTTGAATGTGGAGCTTGAAGATCGGGAAATATATCACGAAAAAAACGGAATTGAAGTCGTGAATTCTGATCACGGGTCGGATTCTTTCTCAAATCTGTTAGCGTATGATGAATACGGGTCGGATTATTCAGATGGTGTAAAAGATACCGTTAACGATGATAAGGATAATGGTAGTATGTACGGGTCGGATTATCCGGTAGTTGTACCAAAAGCAGAAAGCGTAATTGAAAACTCTGATGTTGGTTCGTTAAGACGAGATTCATCGATTAGGGCTGATAACGTAAGAGTAACAGAGGAAAAAATAGATAAGGAATTAACTGGCAATGGGGAGTACTTAATTAGACCGTACATGGAACGTAATGAAAAAATAAAATTCAAATATAATTGCGAGAGAGTTGTGAGCCTCGATAAACATGACGGGGTCTTCTTAATAGGAGAACTCTGTCTATACGTTATAGAAAATTTCTACGTAGATGATTCTGGTTGCATATGTGAGAAAAAATGTGAAGATGATTTATCTGTTATCGATCAGGCTTTAGGTGTAATTAAAGACTTCTCTTTAAGTGTGTGCCCTCAGTCAAAGTCAAACTCGTCATGGGGTGTGAATGGTAAAACGTACTCCGGGGGAAGGGCGTGGGCCCACAATAGTGGTGAATGGGGCAAGGAAAATGCAGTTAACAGTAGCAATGTACCTCACTTATGGCGAATGTGGAAACTTAATAGTGTACATGAACTTTTGAAGCGTGATTATCAGCTGCGTCCTGTTGCTATTGAAATATTTAGCATGGATGGATGTAATGATTTATTAGTTTTTCATAAAAAGGAGAGGGAAGAAGTTTTCAGAAATCTTTTGGCGATGAATCTTCCAAGGGACAGcat GTTGGACCCCACGATTTCTGGATCTCTGAAACAAGAAAGCACTTTCAAGCTTACAACCAAACCTTTTCTTAAAAGGTGGCAAAATGGAGAAATTAGCAACCTTCAGTATCTGATGCACCTTAACACACTTGCGGGTCGTGGGTATAGTGATCTTACTCAATATCCAGTTTTCCCTTGGATTTTGTCGGATTACGAGAGTGAAAACTTGGACTTCTCCAAGCCAGAAACATTCCGTAAACTCGACAAGCCGATGGGCTGTCAAACGAAAGAGGGGGAAGTCGAGTTTAAAAAAAG GTTTTACAGTTGGGATGATCCAGAGATTCCCAAATTTCATTACGGTTCTCACTATTCAAGTGCTGGAATCGTTCTTTTCTACCTTATACGTTTGCCACCATTTAGTACAGAAAATCAAAAGCTGCAGGGCGGTCAGTTTGACCATGCTGACCGTCTTTTTAGTAATATACGTGATACATGGTTAAGCGCTTCTGGAAAAGGCAACACCTCAGACGTAAAGGAACTTGTCCCAGAATTTTTTTATATGCCCGAATTCTTGGAAAATCGTTTTAATCTTGACCTGGGGGAGAAACAATCAGGAGAGAAG ATTGGAGATGTTAGATTGCCTCCTTGGGCGAAAGGTAGTACTAAAGAGTTCATCAAGAAGCACAGGGAAGCTTTGGAATCTGACTACGTTTCAGAGAATTTACATCACTGGATCGATCTTATTTTCGGTTACAAACAGCGTGGGAAG GCGGCTGAGGAAGCTGTTAACGTTTTCTACCATTGTACATATGAAGGGAGCGTTGACATAGATGCAATTGATGATCCCGCAATGAAAGCAGCTATTCTTTCTCAAATTAATAACTTTGGCCAAACACCGAGACAACTTTTTCTACGGCCTCATGCCAAAAGAAGAACCGATAGGAAGATTCCACTTAATCCACTAAAGTTATCCGCACTTCTTATCCCGCACGAAATCCGCAAGATTGCATCTTCTGTAGCACATATCGTTACCTTtaatgacaagattttagttttAGGATCAAACAATGTAATCAAACCAAAAACATACACCAAATACGTTGCATGGGGTTACCCCGATCGAAGCGTGCGATTCATAGCTTATGATCAAGATCGACTCTTGTCTACTCATGAAAATCTTCACGGTCCGCACCAAATCCAGTCTGCTAGTGTTAGCCATGATGGTCAACTACTGGTCACCGGTGCAGACGATGGAATGATTTGTGTGTGGCGGGTAGGTAGCTACGGTGGGCCCCGTGCACCACGAAAGTTAACCTTGAAACAAACACTTTGTGCTCACACTGCTAAAATCACACGCCTGTACGTTTGCCAACCGTACATGATGATTGTAAGCGGGTCCGATGACTGTACCGTCGTCGTATGGGATCTTAGCTCCTTGGTTTTTATCAGACAACTTTCCGAGTTCCCGTTTCCGGTTTCCGCTATTTTGATAAACGATTTGACGGGTGAAATATTAACCGCTGCTGGCGTTTTGCTCGCGGTTTGGAGTGTAAACGGAGACTGTTTATCAGTTGTCAACACATCACAGCTCCCGTCTGATTTTATATTGTCGGTAGCGACTTGTACCTATTCCGATTGGTTTGAAACGAACTGGTATATATCCGGTCACCATAGTGGAGCAATTAAAGTATGGCAATTGGTTCATAATTC